GCATCGATCATAACAACCTGAAGCGGGTTGTAGGGCGAGGGCGCGTCGGAGCCGTAGAGGTCCCACTGCCCGGTGGTGTTGCCGATGTCGTCGAGGTCGAAGTAGACGCTCTTGTCGCCGTACTTGGccaccacggcggcgcggggcctgcgggcggagcggcaggcggcgcggggcgccggCCTGACGGCGAGCCTCCTGCCGGAGATGGAGCTGCCGCCGAGGCCCTTCACGGCGACCGGCTGcacggagacggcggcgagggaggccaTGGCGTTCGCTGAGTACTGTCGAGGTTACTACCGGTAGTGTCCAAGTGCGTACGTGCGCAAACTTAATTCGGCGGATCGTGCTAAGGATCCGAGACGTGTGTGGGAAGGGGCAGCTTCGCGCGGCTCGGAGATGGCGAAGGCCCATAGGGAGGGTGCCATGTGGCCGGCTCCGGATAGGCTTATCCTCATCTCCTGATTCTGCTGCGAGCTGACTTGGCATGCCAACATGGAGCCCGCCTGCTGCACTGTACTACTAGCTTTGTTGGTTTCT
This sequence is a window from Setaria italica strain Yugu1 chromosome III, Setaria_italica_v2.0, whole genome shotgun sequence. Protein-coding genes within it:
- the LOC101785215 gene encoding photosystem I reaction center subunit VI, chloroplastic — encoded protein: MASLAAVSVQPVAVKGLGGSSISGRRLAVRPAPRAACRSARRPRAAVVAKYGDKSVYFDLDDIGNTTGQWDLYGSDAPSPYNPLQSKFFETFAGPFTKRGLLLKFLLLGGGSLLAYVSASASPDLLPIKKGPQQPPVPGPRGKI